The Sphingopyxis sp. BE259 nucleotide sequence TGTCGATGCTGATCCCGGTCAGGATGGCGTCGTTCGACCGCACGTCCCAGTCAGCGCGCACCGCGATCCACCGCACCCCGCGTTCGGGGTGCTGGATGCGATATTCGGTGGCATAGTGGGAGCCGTTGGCGACCGATCCGCCCAGCACGATGCGGACGCCATCGCGGTCTTCCGGAAGCAGCCGTTCGTAAAAGCCGTCAATATCGGCCAGCGCGGTTTCGAAATCGGCGCCCCACAGCTCGGCGACGGCGCCGTCCCATTGGATCGCGCCCGTCCGGGCGTCGTAACGCCAAGTCGCGATGCCTGAAAAATCGAGCGCCCGCTCCAGCGTTTGTCGGGCGTCGTCGCGTTGGGCGACAATCCGCCGCAGGTCCGCCTCGGCCATGATGATCGCGGCAAAATCCTCAAGGCGCGCCAGTTCGCGCTCGACCAGCACCGGTCGCTCCTTACGATCGATGACGCACAAGGTGCCCAGGATCGTTCCGTTATAGGCGCGCAGCGGCACCCCGGCGTAAAAACGGATGAACGGATCGCCGGTGACCAGGGGATTGTCCCGGAACCGCTCGTCACCCAGCACGTCAACGACAACCACCGGCTTGTCCTCGGCGATCACATATTGGCAAAAACTGATGTCGCGCGGCGTTTCGGGGACATCGAGACCATAGGATGATTTGAACCACTGGCGGCAATCGTCAACCAGTGAAACCAGCGCAATCGGCGCGTCGTAAAGGTCGGCGACCATTTTCGTCACCCGGTCGAACGCTTCCTCGGGACCGGTATCGAGGATGCGATATTCGCGCAGCGTGTCCAGACGCAGACGTTCGGCCTGTTCCGGCTCCAAAACCACCCCATCGATCAAGTGTCGCCCCTCGCTTCCTCGTGCCGCTTGGGGCCGCTCTGCCATGAATATGGTCCCTAAAAAAGTATGCTTGCCGCGAAATAAGGAAAGCGGTGTAATTCCACTGGCTTACGTATCGGCCGGTGACTTCCCGGATGACTCTACGCACCGCAACGTGACAAGTTGCAGTGCCGCCGCGCACAGGTCACCGCAATTTTCCGCCCGATTTTGATGCGCTGATGCGGAACTGATATCTGGGGACGCGCGTATCACGCGCTTGAGCGGGAGGAATTTTGCATGAGCTTGGGTGACGAAATTCGCGGACATTTGCCGTTTCTGCGACGCTACGCGCGCGCGCTGACCGGCAGCCAGCAGCATGGTGACAATTTTGTCCACACGACGCTGGAAGTCATTGTCGCCGCTCCCGACGAATTCAGCGCCGGCAACGGCACTCGCATCGACCTGTACCGCAATTTCCACCGCATCTGGGAAAGCGCCTATATCGATGATGGCGAAGGCGATGACGAGGGCGAGGACCCGTTCGTGCGCGCCGCCAATCAGCGGCTGGCGCAAATGACCCCGCTCGGCCGGCAAATCCTGTTGCTCACAGCGCTGGAAGGTTTTTCGGTCGGCGAAGCGGCCACGATCACCGGCACGGACGGTCCGACGGTCGAAACCTTGCTGGCCGATGCGGTGGGCGAGCTCGATCGCGAAACGCGCACGTCGGTGCTGATCATCGAGGATGAACCGCTGATCGCCATGGAACTCGAACAGATCGTCCGCGCGCTTGGGCACAGGGTCGCCGGGGTTGCCGCGACCCATGCCGACGCGGTGGCGGCGTTCGAGGCAACCGATGCCGGGCTGGTGCTGGCCGACATCCAACTCGCCGACGGATCGTCAGGTATCGACGCGGTTCAGGACATCTTGGCGATCGCGCCGGTGCCGGCGATCTTCATCACCGCGTTCCCCGAACGGCTGCTGACCGGCGGGCGGGTTGAACCGACCTTCCTGATTTCCAAACCCTTCCGCGAAAATACCGTGCGCGCCGCGATCAGCCAGAGCCTGTTGTTCACCCCGCAGCTCGCGGCCTAGACGGTTTAATCCCGCCCCGGTCCGTTCGCGGTCAGATGATCGACGTCGTCCATGATCGACCGGAACACGTCGCTCGATGCCAGTTCGTCGGTGCTGCGCAGCGGCATCGTGCCGCTTTCAAGCAGCGTCTGCAGCGCGGTGCGCGCGCGCGACACGCGGCTTTTCATCGTCCCGACCGCGCAGCCGCAAATCGCTGCGCCTTCCTCATAGGATAATTGCCCGGCGCCGATCAGCACCAGCGCCTCGCGCTGATCGACGGGCAACATCAACAGCGCGCGCTGGACGTCCGCAAGATGCAGACTGTCGTCCTGGTCGTCCGGCGCAACCAGCAGGCGTTCGGCGGCCAGCTCGTCATATTCGGCGGTAAATTTCTTGCGCCGCATCTGCGACAGGAAACAGTTGCGCAGGATGACGAACGCCCAGCTTTTCATGCTGGCCGGCCCCGGCACATATTGTGCCCGCGCCTTCCACGCCTTCAGC carries:
- a CDS encoding sigma-70 family RNA polymerase sigma factor — protein: MLPHLRAFGRSLCGNADLADDLVQETMLKAWKARAQYVPGPASMKSWAFVILRNCFLSQMRRKKFTAEYDELAAERLLVAPDDQDDSLHLADVQRALLMLPVDQREALVLIGAGQLSYEEGAAICGCAVGTMKSRVSRARTALQTLLESGTMPLRSTDELASSDVFRSIMDDVDHLTANGPGRD
- a CDS encoding response regulator; translation: MSLGDEIRGHLPFLRRYARALTGSQQHGDNFVHTTLEVIVAAPDEFSAGNGTRIDLYRNFHRIWESAYIDDGEGDDEGEDPFVRAANQRLAQMTPLGRQILLLTALEGFSVGEAATITGTDGPTVETLLADAVGELDRETRTSVLIIEDEPLIAMELEQIVRALGHRVAGVAATHADAVAAFEATDAGLVLADIQLADGSSGIDAVQDILAIAPVPAIFITAFPERLLTGGRVEPTFLISKPFRENTVRAAISQSLLFTPQLAA
- a CDS encoding GAF domain-containing protein encodes the protein MIDGVVLEPEQAERLRLDTLREYRILDTGPEEAFDRVTKMVADLYDAPIALVSLVDDCRQWFKSSYGLDVPETPRDISFCQYVIAEDKPVVVVDVLGDERFRDNPLVTGDPFIRFYAGVPLRAYNGTILGTLCVIDRKERPVLVERELARLEDFAAIIMAEADLRRIVAQRDDARQTLERALDFSGIATWRYDARTGAIQWDGAVAELWGADFETALADIDGFYERLLPEDRDGVRIVLGGSVANGSHYATEYRIQHPERGVRWIAVRADWDVRSNDAILTGISIDITEQKSRQENANLLMRELHHRMRNLFATVSAIISLTRHAATDVDDYVERITGRLDALNRAQNVLLGANFMTGSMHALLREVEAAFPRIRWSGPDLLLPENALVAMALVFNELATNAVKHGALSGASGDVDIQWTQDPEGQQPRLFRLTWTESGNDGPIGPPEKTSFGTLLMERSVRNNLGGTIERHWEPTGLKLDITLPARWRDA